The following coding sequences are from one Nilaparvata lugens isolate BPH chromosome 6, ASM1435652v1, whole genome shotgun sequence window:
- the LOC111060448 gene encoding FH2 domain-containing protein 1-like isoform X5, with translation MLYKAEFHERYTDASEHLEKVIETCEFLINDCSSCSSSSNLGTYAGNAAAIKISSLAMLVDTRANKPNISFLHYVVDVAASNDASKLEFRSKVADFQRMPKTPFAALEEVNSLVEGEK, from the exons ATGCTCTACAAAGCAGAATTCCATGAACGATACACTGACGCATCTGAGCATTTGGAGAAAGTGATTGAAACCTGCGAGTTCCTCATCAATGATTGCAGTTCTTGTAGCTCATCCAGCAACTTG GGAACATATGCTGGTAACGCAGCTGCGATCAAGATCAGCTCTCTGGCAATGCTGGTTGACACGAGAGCCAATAAGCCAAACATCTCATTTCTGCACTATGTGGTTGATGTGGCTGCATCCAATGATGCCAGTAAGCTAGAATTCAGAAGCAAGGTTGCCGATTTCCAGAGAATGCCAAA gACACCGTTTGCAGCACTTGAAGAAGTGAATTCGTTGGTGGAGGGAGAAAAATGA